In Clupea harengus chromosome 25, Ch_v2.0.2, whole genome shotgun sequence, one genomic interval encodes:
- the tmie gene encoding transmembrane inner ear expressed protein isoform X1 — translation MATDRATCPPPVLLLLGAVAVLLSHYILDVASQIPDPELLPTDPPPKPDPLTSETVVFWGLRLWQVIGIFSMFILAIVITLCCIFKCRIPRTKKEIEARSAQREAAKSYADTLETVPPLSDLTEIPTSKCSHIVSLCCRVSIILLKVPCHMFFFSIVFFKYYWVLHSITSLFNMNDPPKILSNTYYSVSY, via the exons ATGGCGACAGATCGGGCTACGTGCCCTCCCCCGGTGCTGTTGCTGCTGGGCGCAGTGGCTGTGCTGCTCTCCCATTACATCCTTGATGTGGCTTCCCAGATCCCCGACCCGGAG CTTTTACCTACAGATCCACCTCCGAAACCAGATCCCCTCACATCAGAGACTGTAGTGTTCTGGGGTCTACGGTTATGGCAGGTTATTGGGATCTTTTCCATGTTCATCCTTGCCATTG tgaTCACACTCTGCTGCATCTTCAAATGTCGAATTCCTCGCACGAAAAAAGAGATTGAGGCGCGAAGTGCCCAAAGAGAAGCGGCGAAGTCCTACGCCGACACACTGGAGACAGTTCCTCCGCTCAGCGATCTCACAGAGATACCAACCAGTAAGTGCTCTCACATTGTCTCACTTTGTTGCCGAGTCAGCATAATACTTCTCAAGGTTCCTtgtcatatgttttttttttcaattgtatTTTTCAAATACTATTGGGTTTTACACTCCATCACAAGTTTGTTCAACATGAATGATCCTCCCAAAATACTTAGTAATACTTATTACTCAGTTTCTTACTAA
- the tmie gene encoding transmembrane inner ear expressed protein isoform X2 has product MATDRATCPPPVLLLLGAVAVLLSHYILDVASQIPDPELLPTDPPPKPDPLTSETVVFWGLRLWQVIGIFSMFILAIVITLCCIFKCRIPRTKKEIEARSAQREAAKSYADTLETVPPLSDLTEIPTTATSDAPALSTVSEQVQARSASQLPVVREEEDEITNPINQAEMG; this is encoded by the exons ATGGCGACAGATCGGGCTACGTGCCCTCCCCCGGTGCTGTTGCTGCTGGGCGCAGTGGCTGTGCTGCTCTCCCATTACATCCTTGATGTGGCTTCCCAGATCCCCGACCCGGAG CTTTTACCTACAGATCCACCTCCGAAACCAGATCCCCTCACATCAGAGACTGTAGTGTTCTGGGGTCTACGGTTATGGCAGGTTATTGGGATCTTTTCCATGTTCATCCTTGCCATTG tgaTCACACTCTGCTGCATCTTCAAATGTCGAATTCCTCGCACGAAAAAAGAGATTGAGGCGCGAAGTGCCCAAAGAGAAGCGGCGAAGTCCTACGCCGACACACTGGAGACAGTTCCTCCGCTCAGCGATCTCACAGAGATACCAACCA CTGCCACCTCGGAtgctcctgctctctccacCGTCTCTGAGCAGGTACAGGCTCGGAGTGCCAGCCAGCTACCTGTggtcagagaggaggaggacgaaaTTACTAATCCCATCAACCAAGCGGAGATGGGATAG